In Phenylobacterium zucineum HLK1, one DNA window encodes the following:
- a CDS encoding FAD assembly factor SdhE, whose product MTEDDPRQKKLKLRAWRRGFREADLILGPFADKHVSTFSPEELDWFERLLEQPDQDLYAWIVDREPVPAAFDGELMRRLKTFRDEVYAKGMTGGG is encoded by the coding sequence ATGACCGAAGATGATCCACGGCAGAAGAAGCTGAAGCTGCGCGCCTGGCGCCGCGGTTTCCGGGAAGCGGACCTCATTCTGGGGCCGTTCGCGGACAAACACGTCTCCACGTTCTCCCCCGAGGAGCTGGACTGGTTCGAACGGCTGCTGGAGCAGCCCGACCAGGACCTCTACGCCTGGATCGTCGACCGCGAGCCCGTCCCGGCCGCTTTCGACGGCGAGCTGATGAGGCGTCTCAAGACGTTCCGCGACGAGGTTTACGCGAAAGGCATGACCGGTGGCGGCTGA